The Lates calcarifer isolate ASB-BC8 linkage group LG11, TLL_Latcal_v3, whole genome shotgun sequence genomic sequence cagcaaaTGTGATAATATGACACCGATATCACTATATGATACCAGCAGAGATAAGTTAAACCCCAAATGCTGAAGTGGCGTTAACAGAAATATGCTTCACTAGATGTGTCTGTGTCAAAAACATGCGATTAAAATGCAGCTCTGAAAAACAGTTAATAAAACATCAGGCAAAAGCTAAATGAGAGCATCCCATGCCAGTCATGCTGAACTAAATGGTTTAGCAGGTGTCACAGTAAAGTTCACAATAATTCACCAAAATATCAAACAGGTAAAGCTCTGCATTGGAGGAAAATGTCAGGCACAAAGCCTCACCATGCAGCATCAACAAAGTAAATGtcaacacacatttaacaaataattaaaGCAGTTAATACAGTTAATGAATAAGCAATGTTGTGTCTATCATTATAACCATAAAGTACAGGGCACAATAAAGTACAGTATTTCAACAGACCTTCATGAGGTGTCTTGCAAACTTGCCATAGCGTTTCCAGAACTTGTTGAAGGTAAAGTGCATGCTGCTGTTGTGGACCAGGTCCCTGGGGATGGCCAGCGGGTCTCTCTGGGGAACACCATCCTGCTGCAGGCTCTCACTAAGGACTATCATGATCCGCTTCCAGTTACTGCACGCCACCTGAGAGGGGCAGGGAACACATATACAGTTAGGGTAAAAAGTAAAGTCTCAAGTTTTTACTTAAGCCCAGGAGAAACTAGTGGAAACACGTGGACATAAAAAACATAAGCTCGGTAACAactgtatatgagtgtgtgcactGACTGGACAGGACATGGACAGGACGAAACTGAGTCTGGTTTTGTCATATGAAAAACCACAGCTGATGTTATGGATTCAAACAAAGCAGTAACACAATGCAGGTGTAGGTGTACCTTAGGGACGTAGCAGTAGATGATACCGTGCCTGTCGTCCACGATGAGGTGATCTAGCTCCTTGTTGGGAATGTCGTCAAATGAACGGTTTTTGCCAGAAAACACCATGCTGTCATTAGCGCACATCTCCTGAAGTAACCTCCGCCGCTGCTCCTGGATgaagcacacacaaatatatcaTTAGCGACTAAAGCGATTTTATCAAGTTTTGTCTTAGTACGccttcttttccctcttttgtgcacatATAAATGGATGGATACAGAGTAGTGGCatcaaataatgtcagattcatcatcttgtttttacaggCCCAGTACACCTACACAGGTGTTTGAACCTGATCTGGCTGATTACATCACTGCTCAGGAGGAAGCTGGGTGGAGCTATACTAGAATTACACGGGCTGCAACTTATCCAACGCAGACAGGTGCAACAAACTAACACCAGAGTCACTGAAATGTCAATATAACAGAGGGAGCCTAAATAGacacaaaagtgaaaacacttgtgTGGGTGGGCCATGGCATTCAAAGGGTCTTTAAATaattgtctgtgttttattttagcaaaGTTCTTATAGGACTGTGTAAAGATGACATTCAAAATATGGTCGATAATTTGGTGGATGTTATGTACCAAAATTCCACTATCACaagtagaaagaaaaagaaagctaATCCAGTTTAATTTCAAATTATACCACCACACATGACATTAGTCTCCATTGGCTCCTTTAAACTGGTGTCTTCCAATACCACAGGTGTGGAGTATAAGGTTCACATCATTTTAATCAGAGGAGATGTGGCTGTCAACCAATCAGGATCCAGATATGTGACTGTTCTTCATGTGACCACAAAGGCCCACAGGACATTTtaatgactgacattttgacttgtcataggaggaaaagcacaggtgaaagCAATAACATTGATGATGGCTCTGGTGGTTCTGATTAAACATCCTGTTAAACCAAGCCAAGTAAGCATCAAGCTGGCTGCTGCCATTAATGGaacagttacacctgtgcttctcctaCAATGACATATCAAAATGTTGCAGAGAAAAAGGCCTTGTAAACTTTTAGAATTACCATTACTAATAATATGCTAATAATTTCAGATATTAACCTGTCTCTCACGGAGCTCCGCTGCCACTGGAGTCAGGTGAATCTTCCACTCCCGCCGTGGTATGTACCGCTCTTCTGCTTTCTCTGATTGGTTGCTTGTGTCGACGGGGACGGGGTCTGTGGGCTCACCAGTTCCCGGCTCTAAGAACTGGTTAACGAAGGCATCGATATCAGACAGGAAGGACGGAGTTCGGGAGGTCTGGGGCCGCTgctggggtggggggtgtgggaTTTTGGGGCCCGGTGAGACGGGCGTGTGCAAATACAAGTGAGAGGCTCCGACATCGTCCCAgtagatgatgatgaggaggatcaTGAAGGCCGAGCCCAGGACGATGAAGATGCGGAACATCCTGGACGTTCCCATAGGTGACTGTTGCTTTGCTACAGGGTCACCATAGCAACAGACTTACGAGTATACAGGGCGTCTTTACAGCATCGCCATGGCAGCAGATTGAAATAGTTACCTGGATCTTTTTATGTGATAGCCAGGGTTCTTGCTACAgggtcaccatggcaacagagtcAAGGTCCAGAAACTCTCTCTCACCATGGCGATAGATAAACGGCAGCTATAGCAGAGTCTGTGATAGGATTGGGCTTATCATGATGCTGGTGCACTGCAGGAGTGAGCTGCACAGGAGTGTAACTGGCCATCCATGGATTAACACTCACCTCTGCTCCATGCCTgagacaacacacagagagagaaaagcaccATTATGTATTCCATCTTTCTTAGATAACCACTCCCATTCCTGAGAGCAGATTATGTGCCCGTCTTATCGTTGGCTAGCATATTggcacaaaaaacattttatagcaAACAGAGTTGAAAGTAAATCATAATAAAAGACAAAGGTTGTGAACTTTATctgatttatcatttaaaacTGTTGCTGAATTCCTCGTCTTATTTAAATCCCTCCTTACTGAAGCACCAAGGTGAAGTATCACACTTACAAAAGCATGCAGGTTTGGGCAGAAATCTTTCAGAAATGAGACAGTTCATTAGGCCCAATTTTTGACAAAGCATGTGCTGAATTTCTCCTTCACCTCTTGGAGTTGACCTAACTCCCACTCCCAGCAGCAGAATCACAAGTGGTTGTCAAATGTCTGCATGCCTGGGGGCTCTGCATACTATAAAATGATAAGTTTTGCATAGTACAAGTGTCCTGCTGTACATATTCCAGGCTTCCTATGGATTATGGTACAGCATTGGAGCACTTTAATATGGAGCACCCCTGAGGTAATAAAAAGCTCTATGTTGGCAACCGTTGAAAGAGGGCCAATAGCAAATATTTTACACACCTAACCAAGATACGTTCTGTgtgtacaaaaacacactgaagctCACTGTGCTCATGCAGTCCAC encodes the following:
- the chst12a gene encoding carbohydrate sulfotransferase 12 gives rise to the protein MGTSRMFRIFIVLGSAFMILLIIIYWDDVGASHLYLHTPVSPGPKIPHPPPQQRPQTSRTPSFLSDIDAFVNQFLEPGTGEPTDPVPVDTSNQSEKAEERYIPRREWKIHLTPVAAELRERQEQRRRLLQEMCANDSMVFSGKNRSFDDIPNKELDHLIVDDRHGIIYCYVPKVACSNWKRIMIVLSESLQQDGVPQRDPLAIPRDLVHNSSMHFTFNKFWKRYGKFARHLMKVKLKKYTKFLFVRDPFVRLISAYRNKFELRNEDFYRRFAQVMLRRYANQPTPPTSVDEAFAVGIHPSFSHFIQYLLDPQTEKEMPFNEHWRQVYRLCHPCQIQYDFVGHLETAEEDAEHLLRQLRVDNVVEFPTSHRNLTASSWEADWFSTVPVKARRELYKLYEPDFRLFGYDKPDSILNE